In Deinococcus sp. Marseille-Q6407, a single window of DNA contains:
- a CDS encoding MarR family winged helix-turn-helix transcriptional regulator, whose product MTTSPPSSPPSPDQLHDEQILRFLSGLWRLNRRIKADVIPLLVPFGLDLRLYFILLAIRRGQRHPKTIAEGLDFPASMLSRYLEQLRTLGYTERQLDPADSRRILLQVTPAGHQALDGAMDAIKRNTSKRLSQLDPARLSALLDAIDVLTSLDLPTSPLSPPHPSPAQKETA is encoded by the coding sequence GTGACCACATCCCCCCCCTCCTCACCGCCTTCCCCCGACCAGCTGCACGACGAGCAGATTCTGCGTTTTCTGAGTGGGCTGTGGCGCCTCAACCGCCGCATCAAGGCCGACGTGATTCCGCTGCTGGTGCCGTTCGGGCTGGACCTGCGGCTTTATTTCATTCTGCTGGCCATTCGCCGTGGTCAGCGCCATCCCAAGACCATTGCCGAAGGGCTGGATTTCCCGGCGAGCATGCTGAGCCGCTACCTTGAACAGCTGCGCACCCTCGGCTATACCGAGCGGCAACTGGACCCGGCCGATTCGCGCCGCATTCTGCTACAGGTGACGCCCGCCGGACATCAGGCGCTGGACGGCGCGATGGACGCCATCAAACGCAACACCAGCAAGCGGCTCAGCCAGCTGGACCCGGCCCGCCTGAGCGCCCTGCTGGACGCCATTGACGTGCTGACCAGCCTGGACCTGCCCACCAGCCCGCTTTCCCCTCCACACCCCAGCCCCGCCCAGAAGGAGACTGCATGA
- a CDS encoding ferrous iron transport protein A, with product MTRQTAAQLPAGQPAHVVGIDRSHPLRRRLLELGCIRGAPIRVLRAAPGGDPVELRLGGTDLALRRADLQAIEVSW from the coding sequence ATGACCAGACAAACCGCTGCCCAACTGCCTGCCGGCCAGCCTGCCCATGTGGTGGGCATCGACCGCTCACACCCCCTGCGCCGCCGCCTGTTGGAGCTGGGCTGCATTCGTGGCGCGCCCATCCGGGTGCTGCGCGCCGCTCCGGGCGGCGACCCGGTCGAACTGCGGCTGGGCGGCACCGATCTGGCGCTGCGCCGCGCCGACCTGCAAGCTATTGAGGTGAGCTGGTGA
- the feoB gene encoding ferrous iron transport protein B, producing MTTFIPPRPGDDLPANLPDACQDTLERLRAAARPRVMVTGNPNVGKTTLINAVAGTELKVGNWAGVTVEKREAALNHRGRPLLLLDLPGAYSLSPHTPEELITRTALLDEAPEAVINVLDAGNLERNLYLTLSLLDFGLPVSVVLNLVDEARDKGIQVDAAALARQLGVPVIETVASHNQGVDEVIETALFASQPGQPVRYPAAVEDAVRQLTGGMEAVTTLPAHARRYLALALLEGDPSLRSRLVATGHAELTAQADALTESLEAQGLDPLIDIAEARYARARDIAQLATPTYEARRTLSERLDALTLHPLLGLPVFFALLLLVFRLTFTVAAPWVDLIGGPLLEVVSVWAAGLLAGLPLLRDLVVGAILPGVGTVLSFLPTLLVLYLAMAFLEDSGYMARVAFLMDRLMRSVGLDGRAFIPLILGFGCNVPAVSATRTLEHRSDRILVSMILPFMSCSARLPVYVIFAAALFPKSGSWLVWGLYVLGMLVALAFAWVLRRTTLPAEGSGVLLELPPYRFPAWRVLWKHAWRRTASFARRARTTVLATVTGVWLLLSLPATAGASFASVNPAESVFGMVSRWLSPLFAPLGFGDWQATGALIPGFIAKEVVVGTLGQIYLGEQAAAAAPLGLLAGLQQAGQALWDTVNATLAALPGLIALPSLSASSSAEVGSPLAAALAQAFTPASGLAYLVFVLLYTPCVVTVGAIAQEHGRRIAWITVAYQLVTAWVAAFLTYRTALAFWG from the coding sequence GTGACCACTTTTATTCCGCCGCGGCCGGGCGACGACTTACCTGCCAACCTGCCAGACGCCTGCCAGGACACGCTGGAGCGCCTGCGCGCCGCGGCCCGCCCCCGGGTGATGGTGACCGGCAACCCCAACGTGGGCAAGACCACCCTGATCAACGCGGTGGCCGGCACCGAGCTGAAAGTGGGCAACTGGGCCGGCGTGACGGTGGAAAAGCGCGAAGCGGCGCTGAACCACCGCGGCCGCCCACTGCTGCTGCTGGACCTGCCGGGCGCGTACTCGCTCAGCCCGCATACCCCCGAGGAACTGATTACCCGCACCGCCCTGCTGGACGAGGCGCCCGAAGCAGTTATCAACGTGCTGGACGCCGGCAACCTGGAGCGTAACCTCTACCTCACCCTCAGCCTGCTGGACTTCGGGCTGCCGGTCAGCGTGGTGCTGAACCTGGTAGATGAGGCCCGCGACAAGGGGATTCAGGTGGACGCAGCGGCGCTGGCGCGGCAGCTGGGCGTGCCAGTCATCGAGACGGTGGCCAGCCACAATCAGGGCGTGGACGAGGTCATCGAAACGGCGCTGTTCGCCTCGCAGCCGGGGCAGCCGGTGCGCTACCCGGCCGCCGTTGAGGACGCGGTGCGGCAGCTGACGGGCGGCATGGAGGCGGTCACGACCCTGCCGGCACACGCCCGGCGTTACCTGGCGCTGGCGCTGCTGGAAGGCGACCCCAGCCTGCGCAGCCGCCTGGTCGCCACCGGGCACGCCGAGCTGACAGCGCAGGCCGACGCCCTGACCGAATCGCTGGAAGCCCAGGGTCTGGACCCCCTGATCGACATCGCCGAGGCCCGCTACGCCCGCGCCCGCGACATCGCGCAGCTGGCTACCCCCACCTACGAGGCGCGGCGCACCCTCAGCGAGCGGCTGGACGCGCTGACCCTGCACCCGCTGCTGGGCCTGCCCGTTTTCTTCGCGCTGCTGCTGCTGGTTTTCCGCCTCACCTTCACCGTAGCGGCGCCCTGGGTGGACCTGATCGGCGGGCCGCTGTTGGAAGTGGTCAGCGTCTGGGCGGCCGGGCTGCTGGCCGGCTTGCCGCTGCTGCGCGACCTGGTGGTGGGCGCCATCCTGCCGGGGGTGGGCACGGTGCTCAGCTTCCTGCCCACCCTGCTGGTGCTGTACCTGGCGATGGCCTTTCTGGAAGACAGCGGTTACATGGCCCGGGTCGCTTTCCTGATGGACCGATTGATGCGCTCGGTGGGGCTGGACGGCCGCGCCTTTATTCCCCTAATCCTGGGCTTCGGGTGCAACGTGCCGGCCGTGTCGGCCACTCGCACGCTGGAACACCGCAGCGACCGCATTCTGGTCAGCATGATTCTGCCGTTTATGAGCTGCTCGGCGCGGCTACCGGTGTACGTGATTTTCGCGGCGGCGCTGTTTCCCAAATCGGGCAGCTGGCTGGTGTGGGGGCTGTACGTGCTGGGCATGCTGGTGGCGCTGGCCTTCGCCTGGGTGCTGCGTCGCACCACCCTGCCGGCTGAGGGCAGCGGCGTGCTGCTGGAACTGCCGCCCTACCGCTTCCCGGCCTGGCGGGTGCTGTGGAAACACGCCTGGCGCCGCACCGCCAGCTTCGCGCGCCGCGCCCGCACCACTGTGCTGGCGACCGTGACCGGCGTCTGGCTGCTGCTGTCGCTGCCGGCCACCGCCGGGGCCAGCTTTGCCAGTGTCAACCCGGCCGAATCGGTCTTCGGAATGGTCAGCCGCTGGCTCTCGCCGCTGTTCGCGCCGCTGGGCTTCGGTGACTGGCAGGCGACCGGCGCCCTGATTCCCGGCTTCATCGCCAAGGAAGTGGTGGTGGGCACCCTGGGCCAGATTTACCTGGGTGAACAGGCCGCCGCCGCCGCGCCGCTGGGCCTGCTGGCCGGTTTGCAGCAGGCGGGCCAGGCCCTGTGGGACACCGTGAACGCCACCCTCGCCGCGCTGCCCGGATTGATTGCGCTGCCTTCGCTGAGCGCCAGCAGCAGCGCCGAAGTGGGTTCCCCACTGGCCGCCGCGCTGGCCCAGGCTTTCACGCCCGCTTCGGGGCTGGCTTATCTAGTGTTTGTGCTGCTGTACACGCCCTGCGTGGTCACGGTGGGTGCCATTGCCCAGGAACATGGCCGCCGCATTGCCTGGATCACGGTGGCGTATCAGCTGGTCACCGCCTGGGTGGCTGCCTTCCTCACCTACCGCACCGCGCTGGCCTTCTGGGGCTGA
- a CDS encoding LysR family transcriptional regulator, with protein MKVSSDQLVAFSVVAELGSVSRAAEQLNLSQPTVSSQLRALQEQLGEALYRRRAHGVELTPAGEQLLPYAHAVDRALRQVGDHIAGVQERPERILKLGLSYSLGRRAYGLVTAGAEQRLHLQLLAGDSSTLAGLVLSGDLDAALVLGPVSVPTDKLDIQQMGEDDLVAALPAGHPLAELRYAPLHALKNETFLWAVRTSSVRRQSERLLQGAGLTPHSLELGSLIGVREALLDGHGVALLPREFVQRERDLGLIATLGLEAPLVGVNQLLIAPPPAMQGPEHHALTTFLRGSTQLAGEESGSLRLPG; from the coding sequence ATGAAAGTCAGTTCGGACCAACTGGTCGCCTTTTCGGTGGTGGCGGAGCTGGGCAGTGTCAGCCGCGCCGCAGAGCAGCTGAACCTCAGTCAGCCCACCGTGAGCAGTCAGCTGCGGGCCTTGCAGGAACAGCTGGGCGAGGCGCTTTACCGCCGCCGGGCGCACGGGGTGGAACTGACGCCGGCCGGCGAACAGCTGCTGCCCTACGCGCACGCAGTGGACCGCGCCCTGCGGCAGGTGGGCGACCATATCGCCGGAGTGCAGGAGCGGCCCGAACGCATTCTGAAACTGGGGCTGTCGTACTCGCTGGGGCGGCGAGCTTACGGGTTGGTAACGGCCGGGGCCGAGCAGCGCCTGCACCTGCAACTGTTGGCCGGCGATTCCAGCACCCTGGCCGGACTGGTGCTGAGCGGCGATCTGGACGCCGCGCTGGTACTGGGGCCGGTGTCGGTGCCCACCGACAAGCTCGATATTCAGCAGATGGGCGAGGACGATCTGGTCGCAGCGCTGCCGGCCGGGCACCCGCTGGCCGAGCTGCGCTACGCCCCGCTGCACGCTCTGAAAAACGAAACGTTTCTGTGGGCGGTAAGGACCTCGTCGGTGCGGCGGCAGTCGGAGCGGCTGCTGCAAGGTGCCGGCCTGACCCCGCATAGCCTGGAACTCGGCAGCCTGATCGGGGTGCGTGAGGCGCTGCTGGACGGCCACGGCGTGGCCCTGTTGCCACGCGAGTTCGTGCAGCGCGAACGCGACCTGGGCCTGATCGCCACCCTGGGCCTGGAAGCCCCGCTGGTGGGGGTCAACCAGCTGCTGATTGCGCCGCCCCCGGCCATGCAGGGCCCCGAACATCACGCCCTGACCACCTTTCTGCGGGGCAGCACCCAGCTTGCCGGCGAGGAGAGCGGAAGCCTTCGCCTCCCCGGCTGA
- a CDS encoding FAD-dependent oxidoreductase gives MRIVIVGGVAAGMSAASRARRQNPDADIVVFEAGEFISYAACGLPYALGGEVEGSDFGRLVIRTPGQMRQRGISVRLGCQAEGVDARAGTVTVRGPDGATRAEPYDRLLLATGAEPVRPPFAQTDLQGVHVLKSIPDAQALDETLRDAQRVCIVGGGYIGLEMAEMLRQRGLSVVLVERMPEVASILDEPLRAPVRAALERGGVDVRTGVSVSGLTGHGRVTGVQTDAGLIRADTVLVAVGIRPRTELARAAGVTLGASGAIAVNNRQETDVPGISAAGDCAEALHRVTGRPVYIPLALTANRAGRVAGVNMAGGDATFPGIVGTGIFKTFELGIGLSGLTQAQAEQAGLKAASVDLSTTDAAGYHRAARPVHIRLTGEKGSGRLLGAQIVAEEHHAAKRIDVIAALLGTGASVQDLFDSDLAYAPPFSSTWDFPLVAADRLLRLL, from the coding sequence ATGCGAATCGTGATCGTGGGCGGCGTGGCCGCCGGAATGAGTGCCGCCAGCCGGGCGCGGCGACAAAACCCCGACGCCGACATTGTGGTGTTCGAGGCGGGCGAGTTCATCTCCTACGCGGCCTGTGGGCTGCCCTATGCGCTGGGCGGCGAGGTAGAGGGCAGCGACTTCGGCCGGCTGGTGATCCGCACGCCGGGGCAAATGCGGCAGCGCGGGATTTCGGTGCGGCTGGGCTGTCAGGCCGAAGGGGTAGACGCCCGCGCCGGCACTGTGACGGTCCGTGGGCCGGACGGGGCCACCCGCGCCGAGCCGTATGACCGCTTGCTGCTGGCGACTGGCGCCGAGCCGGTGCGGCCTCCCTTTGCCCAGACGGACCTGCAGGGAGTCCACGTGCTCAAGTCCATTCCTGACGCGCAGGCGCTGGACGAGACTCTGCGGGACGCACAGCGGGTGTGCATTGTGGGCGGCGGCTATATCGGGCTGGAAATGGCCGAGATGCTGCGCCAACGTGGCCTGAGTGTGGTACTGGTAGAGCGGATGCCTGAAGTGGCTTCCATTCTGGACGAACCACTGCGCGCGCCGGTGCGGGCAGCGCTGGAACGCGGCGGCGTGGATGTCCGCACTGGCGTCAGCGTGAGTGGCCTGACCGGTCACGGGCGCGTGACCGGCGTGCAGACCGACGCCGGCCTGATTCGCGCCGATACCGTGCTGGTGGCGGTCGGCATTCGCCCCCGCACCGAGCTGGCTCGGGCGGCAGGCGTGACGCTGGGAGCAAGTGGTGCCATCGCCGTGAACAACCGCCAGGAAACGGACGTGCCGGGCATCTCTGCCGCCGGCGACTGCGCCGAAGCCCTCCACCGGGTGACCGGCCGGCCGGTATACATTCCGCTGGCGCTGACCGCCAACCGGGCGGGCCGGGTGGCTGGCGTGAACATGGCCGGCGGCGACGCCACCTTTCCCGGCATCGTGGGCACCGGTATTTTCAAGACGTTTGAGCTGGGCATCGGCCTGAGCGGGCTGACCCAGGCGCAGGCCGAGCAAGCCGGGTTGAAAGCCGCTTCGGTGGACCTGAGCACCACCGACGCCGCCGGCTACCATCGCGCCGCCCGGCCGGTCCACATTCGCCTGACCGGCGAGAAGGGCTCCGGCCGGCTGCTGGGCGCACAGATCGTGGCGGAAGAACACCACGCCGCCAAACGCATCGACGTGATTGCCGCCCTGCTGGGCACCGGCGCCAGCGTGCAGGACCTCTTCGACAGCGACTTGGCCTACGCTCCGCCTTTTTCCAGCACCTGGGATTTCCCGCTGGTGGCGGCCGACCGGCTGCTGCGGCTGCTGTAA
- the hutH gene encoding histidine ammonia-lyase codes for MILDNNLTLEGFISVVRGFEKVELSAAARARIERARAVIEQIVEGDTPIYGVNTGFGKFENVQVSREQLTQLQHNLIVSHAIGMGQPLPREVVRGMLLLRAQSLSLGHSGVRPAVVEALLTLLNADALPVVPAQGSVGASGDLAPLAHLTLGLLGLGEIEYQGRVRPAAEVLAELGMTPLTLQAKEGLALINGTQLMGSLLALALADARTLLDTANLAAAMTVEARYGSHRPFQADVVGLRPHPGALAVAGELRGYLKDSEIAPSHLTGDGRVQDPYSLRAVPQVHGATWDALPHAEQVLATEFASVTDNPLIFPDTGEVVSGGNFHGQPLAVTTDALKVAVAELGSISERRTEQLLNPALSRLPAFLTPQGGLNSGFMIAQYTAAALVSENKVLAHPASVDSIPTSANQEDHVSMGAHGARQLRDIVNNVAGVLAIELACAAQGLDFQSLTPGVGVDRAWKYLRTLMPTLEGDRYFRPEVLRIREAVLNGELVAAARGE; via the coding sequence ATGATTCTGGACAATAACCTCACTCTGGAGGGCTTTATCAGCGTGGTGCGCGGCTTTGAAAAAGTGGAACTTTCGGCCGCCGCGCGGGCACGCATTGAGCGGGCGCGGGCTGTCATCGAACAAATCGTGGAGGGCGACACGCCCATCTACGGCGTGAACACCGGCTTCGGCAAGTTCGAGAACGTGCAGGTCAGCCGCGAACAGCTCACGCAGTTGCAGCACAACCTGATCGTGTCGCACGCCATCGGCATGGGCCAGCCTCTGCCCCGCGAAGTGGTGCGCGGCATGCTACTGCTGCGGGCGCAGTCACTTTCTCTGGGGCATTCCGGCGTGCGCCCCGCCGTGGTCGAGGCGCTGCTGACCCTGCTGAACGCCGACGCCCTGCCGGTGGTCCCGGCTCAGGGCAGCGTGGGCGCCTCGGGGGACCTGGCCCCGCTGGCCCACCTGACGCTGGGGCTGCTGGGCCTGGGCGAGATCGAGTATCAGGGACGGGTGCGCCCCGCCGCCGAGGTGCTGGCCGAACTGGGCATGACCCCGCTGACCCTGCAGGCCAAAGAGGGCCTGGCCCTGATCAACGGCACCCAGCTGATGGGCAGCCTGCTGGCCCTGGCCCTGGCCGACGCCCGCACGCTGCTGGACACTGCCAACCTGGCTGCTGCCATGACGGTGGAGGCCCGCTACGGCTCGCACCGCCCCTTTCAGGCCGACGTGGTGGGCCTGCGCCCGCACCCCGGCGCGCTGGCGGTGGCCGGCGAGCTGCGCGGCTACCTGAAAGATTCCGAAATTGCCCCCAGCCACCTGACCGGCGACGGCCGGGTGCAGGACCCCTACAGCTTGCGGGCAGTGCCGCAGGTGCACGGCGCCACCTGGGACGCCCTGCCCCACGCCGAGCAGGTGCTGGCCACCGAGTTCGCCTCCGTGACCGACAACCCGCTGATTTTCCCGGACACCGGTGAAGTCGTCTCGGGCGGCAACTTTCACGGGCAGCCGCTGGCTGTGACCACCGACGCCCTCAAGGTGGCGGTGGCCGAGCTGGGTAGCATCTCCGAGCGGCGCACCGAGCAGCTGCTGAACCCTGCACTCAGCCGGCTGCCCGCTTTTCTGACCCCGCAGGGCGGCCTCAACAGCGGCTTTATGATCGCGCAGTACACGGCGGCGGCCTTGGTCAGCGAGAACAAAGTGCTGGCCCACCCGGCCAGCGTGGACAGCATTCCCACCTCGGCCAACCAGGAAGACCATGTCAGCATGGGCGCCCACGGAGCGCGGCAGCTGCGCGATATCGTGAACAACGTGGCGGGCGTGCTGGCCATCGAACTGGCCTGCGCGGCGCAGGGCCTGGACTTTCAGTCCCTCACTCCCGGCGTAGGCGTGGACCGCGCCTGGAAATACCTGCGTACCCTGATGCCCACCCTGGAAGGTGACCGCTATTTCCGGCCCGAAGTGCTGCGCATCCGCGAAGCGGTGCTGAACGGCGAACTGGTCGCGGCAGCGCGCGGCGAGTAA
- a CDS encoding carbon starvation CstA family protein: MDQIIGRLYPAFGLLLLISAVGIGGSLILRGAPIPELTLQNLHPDNVPIFPLLFLTISCGALSGFHATQSPIISRITQRESQGRAIFYGMMITEAVIAMIWAAAAMSLFDGQSLNALLKASGPAAVVSQVATTTLGAVGGTLAIIGVIVLPITSGDTAFRSARMIIADYLNIGQQHISKRLMIALPMFVIAAVLTQVDFNILWRYFSWANQSTAMIALWVGAVYLTLSRKNFWVALLPAMFMTAVTFTYILNAPIGFGLARTLSIAGSLVITAAFTAAFFAGTRRQLAGSGPAVVPVDEPAGPVRVPTAAAGD; encoded by the coding sequence GTGGACCAGATCATCGGGCGGCTGTATCCAGCGTTCGGGCTACTGCTGCTGATCAGCGCGGTGGGCATCGGCGGGTCGCTGATTCTGCGCGGCGCTCCCATCCCCGAGCTGACCCTGCAGAACCTGCACCCCGACAACGTGCCGATTTTCCCGCTGCTGTTTCTGACCATTTCCTGCGGGGCGCTGTCGGGCTTTCACGCCACGCAGTCACCCATCATTTCCCGCATCACCCAGCGTGAAAGCCAGGGCCGCGCCATTTTTTACGGCATGATGATCACCGAGGCCGTAATTGCCATGATCTGGGCCGCCGCCGCCATGAGCCTGTTTGACGGCCAGAGCCTGAACGCCCTGCTCAAGGCCAGCGGCCCCGCCGCCGTGGTCAGTCAGGTGGCGACCACCACCCTGGGCGCGGTGGGCGGCACGCTTGCCATCATCGGCGTGATCGTGCTGCCAATCACCTCCGGCGACACCGCTTTTCGCAGCGCCCGTATGATTATCGCGGATTATCTGAATATCGGTCAGCAGCACATCAGCAAGCGCCTGATGATCGCGCTGCCCATGTTCGTGATTGCCGCCGTGCTGACGCAGGTGGACTTCAATATCCTGTGGCGCTACTTCTCGTGGGCCAACCAGTCCACCGCCATGATCGCGCTGTGGGTGGGCGCGGTGTACCTGACCCTCTCGCGCAAGAACTTCTGGGTGGCACTGCTGCCTGCCATGTTCATGACCGCTGTGACCTTCACCTATATCCTGAACGCCCCGATCGGCTTCGGGCTGGCGCGCACGCTGTCTATCGCCGGTAGCCTGGTAATCACGGCCGCCTTTACTGCCGCTTTCTTTGCCGGTACCCGCCGGCAGCTGGCCGGCAGTGGCCCCGCCGTGGTGCCGGTAGACGAGCCGGCTGGCCCGGTCCGGGTGCCCACGGCTGCGGCCGGCGACTGA
- a CDS encoding MDR family MFS transporter, whose product MTALTDSEKGKETTPATAPAAADTLPHYTEAERKITLTGLMVVFLLAALSQNVVGTAMPRIIEDLKGFNLYTWVTTAYLLAGTVMVPIYGKLSDLYGRKPVLIFGIVVFLLGSALCGLAGEPFLGNFLGGGMNQLIAFRAVAGFGGAALFTTAFTILADMFEPAERAKFGGLFGAIFGLSAVLGPIIGGFLTDSLSWRWTFYVNLPLGLLALFLIVAKMPRLGQRSGGKIDFLGALFILGATIPLLLALTWGGITYPWDSTTILSLLGGAFVSLLAFLFAESRASDPIIPLSLFRIPMFRTGNLASFVINMAFFGVVMFLPLYMQMVLGVSPTKSGMSMLPLMAGLMGSSILAGNVVAKTGAYKPWMIGGGIVLVFGMWLLTGLQAESTLTDLYWRMFIVGLGLGPAQSLFTLAIQNAVPVRELGVATSSSQFFRQIGSTIGAAVFGTLLMNNLHTELPKHLPEVPGAQMDTKNIDLGALRAAGSGKGGPGVKIKQAFNDQYVQIEKAMNGDQAAAKAIQANPQLPNELKTLATGGLKAQVHQKLSTQAAGIKAALSQGEAGRQVLLNNAETPQALKDQLKSIPPQAFATPQGSAAVAAKVSQAVMAQEDKVYGQAKDKALATIKTRLDKQGTELADKVDTGLKEGFTAAMTRMFGSAIWFAVAGLIITLLVPVLPLVSRRSAAAQQPEAEAPTTSA is encoded by the coding sequence ATGACTGCACTGACCGATTCCGAAAAAGGAAAGGAAACCACCCCGGCCACTGCGCCGGCTGCCGCAGATACCCTGCCGCACTACACCGAGGCCGAACGTAAAATCACCCTGACCGGGCTGATGGTGGTCTTCCTGCTGGCGGCCCTCAGCCAGAACGTGGTGGGCACCGCCATGCCGCGCATTATCGAGGACCTCAAGGGCTTTAACCTCTACACCTGGGTGACCACCGCCTACCTGCTGGCCGGCACGGTGATGGTGCCGATTTACGGCAAGCTGTCGGACCTCTACGGCCGCAAGCCGGTTCTGATTTTCGGGATTGTGGTGTTCCTGCTGGGCAGTGCCCTGTGTGGACTGGCCGGCGAGCCGTTCCTGGGCAATTTCCTGGGTGGCGGCATGAACCAGCTGATTGCCTTCCGCGCCGTGGCCGGCTTTGGCGGTGCCGCCCTCTTTACCACGGCCTTTACCATCCTGGCCGATATGTTCGAGCCGGCCGAGCGTGCCAAGTTCGGCGGCCTGTTCGGGGCCATCTTCGGCCTGAGCGCCGTGCTGGGGCCTATTATCGGCGGCTTCCTGACCGATAGCCTGTCCTGGCGCTGGACTTTTTATGTGAACCTGCCGCTGGGCTTGCTGGCGCTGTTCCTGATCGTGGCCAAGATGCCGCGTCTGGGCCAGCGCAGTGGCGGCAAGATTGATTTCCTGGGTGCGCTGTTTATTCTGGGCGCCACCATTCCGCTGCTGCTGGCACTGACCTGGGGCGGCATCACTTACCCCTGGGACAGCACCACCATCCTCAGCCTGCTGGGCGGCGCTTTTGTCAGCCTGCTGGCGTTCCTGTTCGCAGAAAGCCGGGCCTCGGACCCCATCATTCCGCTCAGCCTCTTCCGCATTCCGATGTTCCGCACCGGCAACCTGGCCTCGTTCGTGATCAACATGGCCTTTTTCGGCGTGGTGATGTTCCTGCCGCTGTACATGCAGATGGTGCTGGGCGTGTCGCCCACCAAGAGCGGCATGAGCATGCTGCCGCTGATGGCGGGCCTGATGGGCTCCAGCATCCTGGCCGGCAACGTGGTGGCCAAGACCGGCGCTTACAAGCCCTGGATGATCGGCGGCGGCATCGTGCTGGTGTTCGGCATGTGGCTGCTGACCGGCCTGCAGGCCGAATCCACCCTCACCGACCTGTACTGGCGCATGTTTATCGTGGGTCTGGGCCTGGGCCCGGCGCAGAGCCTCTTTACCCTGGCAATTCAGAACGCCGTGCCGGTACGTGAACTGGGTGTGGCGACTTCCAGCAGCCAGTTTTTCCGGCAGATCGGTTCCACCATCGGCGCGGCCGTCTTCGGCACTCTGCTGATGAACAACCTGCACACCGAACTGCCCAAGCACCTGCCCGAAGTGCCCGGCGCGCAGATGGACACCAAGAACATCGACCTCGGCGCCCTACGCGCGGCCGGTTCCGGCAAGGGTGGCCCCGGCGTCAAGATCAAGCAGGCCTTCAACGACCAGTACGTTCAGATCGAGAAGGCCATGAACGGGGATCAGGCCGCCGCCAAGGCCATTCAGGCCAACCCGCAGCTGCCCAACGAACTGAAGACGCTGGCGACCGGCGGCCTGAAGGCGCAGGTTCACCAGAAGCTCAGCACCCAGGCGGCCGGCATCAAAGCGGCCCTCAGCCAGGGCGAAGCGGGCCGGCAGGTGCTGCTCAACAACGCCGAAACGCCTCAGGCCCTCAAGGACCAGCTCAAGTCCATTCCGCCGCAGGCCTTCGCTACCCCGCAGGGCTCGGCTGCGGTGGCTGCCAAAGTCAGCCAGGCTGTGATGGCGCAGGAAGACAAGGTCTACGGCCAGGCCAAGGACAAGGCCCTGGCCACCATCAAGACCCGGCTGGACAAGCAGGGCACCGAGCTGGCCGACAAGGTGGACACCGGCCTGAAGGAAGGCTTCACCGCCGCCATGACCCGGATGTTCGGCAGTGCGATCTGGTTCGCGGTGGCCGGCCTGATCATCACGCTGCTGGTGCCGGTGCTGCCGCTGGTCAGCCGCCGCAGCGCCGCCGCCCAGCAGCCTGAAGCCGAGGCGCCCACGACCTCTGCCTGA
- a CDS encoding FeoC-like transcriptional regulator yields the protein MPLLKTVLQAVAGEPLTPAELAGRLGSTPQALEGMLLTLERSGYVQAAQPQSGDCQCGPCALKSLCRNADDEDAGTPLPLLRLTPRGERYLARP from the coding sequence ATGCCGCTGCTGAAAACCGTTTTACAGGCCGTGGCCGGCGAGCCACTTACTCCGGCCGAGTTGGCCGGGCGGCTGGGCAGCACTCCGCAGGCGCTGGAAGGCATGCTGCTCACGCTGGAGCGCAGTGGCTACGTGCAGGCCGCGCAGCCACAGTCCGGTGACTGCCAGTGCGGCCCCTGCGCCCTGAAAAGCCTCTGCCGCAATGCCGATGACGAAGACGCCGGCACACCTTTGCCGCTGCTGCGGCTGACCCCCCGGGGCGAGCGCTACCTGGCCCGCCCCTGA
- a CDS encoding carbon starvation CstA family protein yields MITFLVSLVILVVGYFTYGAWIERMFQANDGRPTPALTHADGVDYVPMGEGRNSLIQPLNIAGVGPIFGPIMGALYGPVAFLWIVFGSIFAGAVHDYLTGMISIRNGGAHLPALAEKYLGKAFRHVVNAFGAAAAGAGRHGVRDGAGWPDRGHLAGLGHAGAGHGGDFTSWPPCCRWTRSSGGCIQRSGYCC; encoded by the coding sequence ATGATCACATTTTTGGTTTCACTGGTGATTCTGGTGGTGGGCTATTTCACCTATGGTGCCTGGATCGAACGGATGTTTCAGGCCAACGATGGCCGCCCCACCCCGGCACTGACCCATGCCGACGGTGTGGACTATGTGCCGATGGGCGAGGGCCGCAATTCGCTGATTCAGCCGCTGAATATTGCCGGTGTAGGCCCCATTTTCGGGCCGATCATGGGTGCCCTCTACGGGCCGGTGGCTTTTCTGTGGATCGTCTTCGGCTCGATTTTTGCCGGGGCCGTTCACGACTACCTGACCGGAATGATTTCTATCCGCAACGGCGGGGCGCACCTGCCCGCGCTGGCCGAGAAATACCTGGGCAAAGCCTTCCGGCATGTGGTCAATGCCTTTGGCGCTGCTGCTGCTGGTGCTGGTAGGCACGGTGTTCGTGACGGCGCCGGCTGGCCTGATCGTGGGCATCTCGCCGGCCTGGGTCACGCTGGGGCTGGTCACGGCGGTGATTTTACATCCTGGCCACCCTGCTGCCGGTGGACCAGATCATCGGGCGGCTGTATCCAGCGTTCGGGCTACTGCTGCTGA